A window from Methanococcoides sp. LMO-2 encodes these proteins:
- the hpt gene encoding hypoxanthine/guanine phosphoribosyltransferase, whose product MLEVLQESLRKAPIVNRGEYPYFIHPISDGVPSLEPELLDEIAEHMINIAGTDYDRIVSIEAMGIPLATALSLKTGVPVSIVRKRQYGLEGEMILSQSTGYSKGELFINGVNKGEKVLVVDDVISTGGTLKALLPALEKMGAQITNVIVVISRGDGAAKMRDMGYEVDTLVKIDVDHDGVSILEVAGEQQ is encoded by the coding sequence ATGTTAGAAGTTCTTCAGGAATCACTCCGGAAAGCACCTATTGTGAACAGAGGCGAATACCCTTATTTTATACACCCGATATCTGACGGTGTACCTTCGCTGGAACCAGAACTGCTCGACGAGATCGCCGAGCATATGATAAACATTGCAGGTACCGATTATGACAGGATCGTTTCCATCGAGGCTATGGGCATTCCTCTTGCGACTGCACTGTCCTTGAAGACAGGTGTTCCAGTCTCCATTGTCAGGAAGAGGCAGTACGGTCTTGAGGGAGAGATGATACTGTCCCAGAGCACCGGATACTCAAAGGGAGAACTTTTCATCAATGGAGTGAACAAGGGCGAGAAAGTCCTTGTGGTGGATGACGTTATCAGCACAGGCGGTACATTGAAAGCACTCCTGCCTGCCCTTGAGAAGATGGGAGCACAGATAACCAACGTGATCGTTGTGATCAGCAGGGGAGATGGCGCTGCAAAGATGAGGGACATGGGCTACGAGGTCGATACACTTGTGAAAATAGATGTCGACCACGACGGAGTCTCCATCCTGGAGGTGGCTGGTGAGCAGCAGTGA